The sequence below is a genomic window from Colias croceus chromosome 26, ilColCroc2.1.
cggGAGACTTTTTTGTCCGCGGGTTCGGAGACAAGCCCGCGACGCAACTGTCGCCCTATCTATTGGTTTCAATGCAAGTGCGCGCACGGTGACAAAAATGTTGCCTGTCGGCGGCCGCCGGCCAGTTGCCGCGTAACCGGCGTAGCGATAATACGTATTTATGTCAACGTATTTATTCTCGTACACAGTagttttaaccgacttcaaaaaaaggaggaggttatcaattcggccggtatattttttttatgtatgtacaccgattactccgaggtttctgaaccgatttacgtgactctttttttgtttgatgcaGAATGGTGTGggattggtcccataaaatttattcggataagcccagtagtttttattttgtgagcatttttgtctgaactcgatgacttaattgaaatgtagcaagtaactttgattcattTCCAGGTAACCGATTGaactgaaattttgtatacgtatgtaaattggatagcgatgaaacattatcatgacatagagctgatttgatgatggaatcggaaggtggctgTGCCGTCAGCACATTACAGCTTACGTATTAGGTCATGCAtcatataacattaatatgtattgtgtCACTAATTGTACTTCAGTCTTAAATTGGCTCAAATATAAAGAGGTTGTCAATCCGGTGTTTAATTTCCGCTATCCTAAATATATAAAGCCGCTACAATTTGGTGACCCCGACAACAACACCTGACAAACAACAACGCCTGACAACACGACAACCTGACAACGTATTTCGTGACCCCGGACTTTACACGAAGCcataagaatataaaaatgacaACTGAAAATAGAGCTCCGTCAGCAAACCCAGCGTCCGAGTTAGCAACAGTAACAGTATCATCTAGAATACCGGAGTTTTGGTGCGATCAAGCTCGCTTATGGTTTGTGCAGTGTGAAGCCATCTTAACACCTCAAAAACTAAGCGACGAGGCGAAATTTAACTTAGTCGTCACGAAATTGGGAAAAGACGTCATTCAACAAGTAAGCGACATATTACTTCAGCAGCCCCAAACGAAGAAATATGACACCTTAAAAGCAAGATTATTAGCAGTGTATGAAGAATCAGAAAACCGGCAACTCCAAAAACTTTTGAGCGAAATCGACCTTGGCGACGAAAAACCCTCTCAACTCTTGAGGCGCATGCGAGATTTGGCCCGCGGAAAAATTCCTGATGAAACGCTGAGTATCATGTGGCAAGGTCATCTTCCAGCCGCAGTACGCTCCGTCCTCGCCGTCACCGACGTAAAAGATTTGGAAAATTTAGCTACGATTGCAGATAAAATTATGGAAAATATAAGACCTAATCAAATATCGGAGGTTAGTAGCAAACCGTCGACGTCAGCTGATACCGTTACCGTGCTGCAAGAACAAATAGCTCAATTGACTCTGCAAGTGATGCAATTACAGAACATTCATAGATTGCAACATAAAAAACGAAATTATAACTATCGAAATCGCTCTAGTTCAAAATCCCGGGGACGTAACATGATACGGCGTGAGCCGCGGAGCGCCGACAGTCTTTGTTATTACCACGCGCGATTTTATCATAAAGCTAACAAATGTATAGAGCCGTGTGCttggaataaaaaaactaaacagcAGGAAAACTAGAAAGAGTGCAATCGCAGGCGGAGATTTGCACTATTAAGCCATCGCACCGCCTTAACATTACCGATAGAACATCGGgactaaattttttaattgacaCGGGAGCAAATATATCAGTGATACCTGTAACTAAAACTCTGCATAAGCGACCGAAGTGCGATAATTACGAGTTATACGCTGCTAACGGAAGCGTTATAAAGACTTATGGTGTAAAGACACTTAcattagatttaaaattacgTAGACCTTACCGGTGGACTTTTATTATAGCCGAAGTGAAACAAGCAATATTAGGTGCTGATTTTTTAGGACATTACAAACTTTTAGTGGACATTCATCGtcaaaaattaattgatacaGTTACAAACTTAtgtgtaatcggttcagtaactTTGAGTAAACATATACCAGTGAACACAATCGACTTTAATCATAAATATAGTGATCTGTTATCGCAATTTCCGAACATAACTAAGCCAATGCGTTTCATAGAGACTCCACGACATTCTATAGTCCATCACATCGAAACAAGCGGCCCACCCGTTTTTTCGCGACCGCGACCTCTACCGCCTgacaaatacaataaagttCGCGCAGAATTTCAGCGAATGCAAGAGATGGGGATTTGTCAACCTTCAAAAAGTTGCTGGGCCAGTCCTTTACATGTAGTAATGAAAAAGAACGGAGATATTAGACCCTGTGGAGATTATCGACGCTTAAATGCTATAACTAAGCCGGACCGATATCCCATACCGCGTATACAAGACTGTACATACCTATTGGCAggaaaaactatattttcaaGGCTAGATTTGCAACGTGCCTATCATAATATTGGTGTCGCCGAATCAGATATTGAGAAAACAGCTATAACTACACCCTTTGGTTTATATGAATTCAAAAGAATGACTTTTGGTCTGAAAAATGCAGCGCAGACATTCCAACGATTTTTAAACAACGTCGTGTTCCGTGACCTTCATTTTCCAACTGATTCCGAAAATAGTAATGGCGAGAAAAGCGAGGAAAACgttccatttttattttcctacaTCGATGACGTCATCATTGCATCATCAGGACACCAGAGCCATACGAAACACTTACGAATGGTTTTCGAACGTTTGAACGAATTTGGAATCACTAT
It includes:
- the LOC123703374 gene encoding uncharacterized protein LOC123703374; its protein translation is MTTENRAPSANPASELATVTVSSRIPEFWCDQARLWFVQCEAILTPQKLSDEAKFNLVVTKLGKDVIQQVSDILLQQPQTKKYDTLKARLLAVYEESENRQLQKLLSEIDLGDEKPSQLLRRMRDLARGKIPDETLSIMWQGHLPAAVRSVLAVTDVKDLENLATIADKIMENIRPNQISEVSSKPSTSADTVTVLQEQIAQLTLQSITSKQAAHPFFRDRDLYRLTNTIKFAQNFSECKRWGFVNLQKVAGPVLYM